The DNA sequence GTCGCCAGCCAGTTCACATAAGACAAGGCAGAGACAGCAATGTTTTAACTGAAAGGCACAGAGAGTAAACAAGGTAAACCAAAGCACAGTGGCTCATTGGGCCAGAGCTCATCCTCGCCACAATAACATTAAACAAACTGAGAGCATTCCACCCCTCACCAGATAGGATGCTGGTCCATCACAGTGATCACCGCACAGCTACAGTATTCTGGTCCCCacttatacagctgggtggactggagcaggTGGGGTAAAGTACTGTACCTCACCGCAGGTACAACagctgtgtctgcagcagggactcCAGCCCATAACCACTCAGTCATGAGTCCAGAGGCTTTCctacttatgtactgtatactgtaccctAACGCAAAGCATGTGGGTACATATATgttaaacagaaaattaaaaacagtaaaaagcctGCTGGTTCATGTTGTAGTTCTTGGAAATCAGTGTTGCACATGCAAAATACATTCTTTAATGAATAaagttaatttgttttgttattattatttcagttcACAAAACAGAAAGGACGGTTTACAACTAAAACTTCTGTAATTCTTGAGGACTGGCTGCAGttaaagaaaagtatttttttcatacCACTTGTAGAAGAAGTATAATGTTCCTGCTAAAGCGATGAGCAGCAACCCCACGCACACCACGGTGAGAAGGATGTATTCTTTATTCAACGGCTTGCTCACAAGCTCAATGTGAGCACATCTAGACCCAGTGAAGCCCTTCTCACACCTGAGAAATACATGAACAAAGGgaatagattttaaaaaaaattggctatggagccttcttttaaatggatttagtattatatatacaatacatactATAATCACTGATGGTGTGTGAAGTATTTTAAGGTATTCAGTCAAGTGCAACATTTACTTAGATTTCCATCTCATAATAAAACTCAGTTACAttcgtacagtatgtacagtaactaaagTACCCTTTCCAGTGATGAATTTGGTTATTTATGACCAAAATAAgggatttaataattttaagggATCAATCTGTTGCCTAAATCAATGTATGTAAATGAAACGATGGGCAACATGGTACAGTGGCTATCAAAATGATTTCTTCTCCTTGGACTTTTCCACATTTTactttgtttaaatataaaatcacaatgtacagtacagtatctgtgaggGATTGTTGCCATTGACTCACATAAaacactctataatgtcaaagtgaaaactaAATTCTAGAGATCCtcctaaataaattataaatataaaaaagaaaataagtgatTGAATAAGTATTTTGCTGTGACACACACCTAAACAGGCTCTGGTGCAAAAAAAATGCCTTTAGAAGTCACATAATTTGTTATTAAATGGAGTCCACTTGTGTGCAATTAGGTGGTTCATATGAGGTCTGGATAAATATGCCTTTATCTGTGGGAGGTCTCACAGTTGATTGCTTTCAACAAAACCTACATCACAAAGACAAAGAAAGTTTCAAAGTAATCTGGGACAGGGTTATTAAAAAGCACCAATTACGGGAAGGGTACAGTACTAGAAGATCTCTAAGGCATTTCATATCCCTCAAAGCACAGTAAAGTCTGTTATAAACAAATGTAGAAAATATGGCACAACTGTAAAACTGTGAAGAACAGGGTGTCCTCAAAAACCGAGTTAACAGGCAAAAAGTGCACTAGTCAGGGGGGCAATCGAAAGGTCTCTAAAGAAATTACAGTCATTCATAGCTGAGATGTGAGAAACTGTGCATATGACAATTGCCTGGATGCCTAACAAATTTGGGCTTCATGGGAGAGTGACATAAAGCTCACATTAAATCTCAACTACACTTTACCAGAAGGCATGTGGAACTCTGAGACAAAGTGGAAGAAGATTCTATGGTCTGACTAAACCCAAATTGACTAATGTTTTTGGGCTCATTGTTGCTATGTTTGGTGCAAGCATAACAGTGAACATCATCCTCAGAACACCATCCTTattgtgaagcatggtggtggcagcatcatacTATGGGGAAGCTTTACTGCATCAGGATCTTAAAGCCTTGTGAAGATAGAAGGAAATAGGATGCAGCAAAGTACAGAGAAATATTTTGGCTCCCTTTTTCAATtctatgttaaaatcttataatTACCACTGAATTAAGAATGGCTAAATAGCAAGACTCCATCTCTGTTCCCACAGTTCCAATCTTACCAAATTAATCCTAGTACAGTTGCTAGAGCCATGACTGAAGTTAAAGAAGGAAAGCCAACATCCATCAAGGCTCACAGTTCAGTGCCACAGTGCCTGAATGCCAGTATTCATCTCACCTGCAGTGGTGTTCATTTAGGTCCaccaaaaaaatgcattctcCGTGAAAGCAGTACTTGTCCATGTCTGcatcacatttttgtattttcacttGTGCTATTTGTGGGGTCTCATAAGACTGTGGCACAGAAACTGGGGAGAAATTGAAATAGAATATTGTGAAAAAAAGGGTAATTTACAACGTCTAGCTCAGCAGATTAGAAGCCAGTGAATGACCACTTTCTGGCTATACTGCAAGGGCTCACAAAAATGATTCAGCTCTGCAAGGAAATTTACaaattactatttttatttcattgtgaTATTAtcattatgaaataattttatttttatcctaaacctttttttttatttttactaattGCACAAACATTATTGTGCAGGCTTTTCATTCTTTGAATCTCACTTGTTGCCCTATACATTATGTTTTTACTTTGTATCAAACTTTTAGTACATATAATCAAACCATACACTATATGGCAAAAGATGCCTATCCTGGGATAGGTGTAGACAAGGATACAAGGTGTTACAGTCACACTTACATAACAAGAGAAACTGGAAACTGCTGGGAACTGCATAGAACAAAGACTTTTAATGCCtatctgtctttctgtgtgaAACTGACACTAAAATGAACACTACTGAGACTGTAAAGGTTTGTTTTCCATATTATCTTTGCTGCTCTGTTCATTGGTGAGTGATTTATTTTATGGCACCTCAACTCTTCCCTCCCTTCCCTCCCTTCCACTCACAAAACTGCTCCTAATTATAAATGatgtgtaaaatgttttctgtgaaaGTAGAGTCTTTACATAATGGATGAATGTTACCATTTTCTAGAGGATCTGGAGTATAGAGCATTTATTACAAGCACAGTCCTTACTGATTCAGCAAATGGTAAATGTGTATATGCTGAGAAACTGAGAAAAATGCACATATTGTTACCTAATGTAGAACACTCCACCTGTCCAGGGCCGCACAATGGAGATGGAGTCGTACTTTGGACATGTTGCAGGAGTTGCAGACCTAGTAGCAGGGAACAGGCAATGTTATTTAAAagatgaacatactgtagataaaatatttgaatgtgCATAGAAACCATTGCTAAAGCACACAATCACTCACATTTGTTTTCCATCAATTCTAAGATAATGCTAGTTTCTAAAATTTAAGATTTTGTAAGTATTTATTAGTGTGGAATTTTGTGTTTCTTCCCAATACAGATACAAACATAAACCATTTTTAAACCATATCTTAATGGACATAATGGTTGATACTTTGCTTATTTCATCCCTTTTAATTTACCTTTGATAATGGTTCCAGCcaaatacataataataataaatcatagAACATTTCTTCTTAAGCACCTGACACACCCTAGTATTATTTGGGACTCTGATGCTGTCCCAATATGAGGGTTATGTAGCATGCTCACTgagcataaaataaaatcttgttCTTAAAACTATGCAATATTgcaaaatactgttactgcaaCAGATTGGTGGTACTGGTGATTAGTGAATAGAAGACAGCTGAGGATGAATACTTACACACACCTATTGCTAATAGGCAAAAATCATCTAGTGAATAACAGCAATTTGACTCTTGGCAAGGTCGAATAAAATTCAATCAAAGTTGAACCTGTATCTCCAGTATAGTAAACTATAACAGTTCCTGCCAGATTCCCCCACCCACTGAGAAAAAAACCAACAGCCTCACACCAGTATAAAGAGCATGGTAAGAGTCATTTACACTCTTGGAAAAACAACCAATAACAGTTCAGAGGTGATTCACGATTCACTCTTTGATCTATTAAAATATGCAGAAGACTTAGGCTAAATGCGCTAACAGCAGTTAATCAAGAAAAATCCATAGCAAAGATTGGAGTGTTCTCTTTATTTATCACCACACTGTAACATTGCACTCCAACAAACGTCTCtttgtaaataatatttttacatatagtAGCTAACCTAAAACCATCATGTTATGACACCTGCAGGAATTGAACTGTTAttgctctgaaaaaaaatacgAAACAGCTCCAGCagttataaaaaaaagattatgtcAACCCACTGAGACATGCTCTTGCCAGATTCTTCAATTCACATAGTGCAGTAAATAGTTTTGAAAGGTGTGTAGTCTTGGACTGAACCTTTTTGTTTAGCGAACCATTAAATGCAAAACTGGGATAATTATGGTAAACATCTGGAGCACAAAGGCAACTAAGGTCAGATATACGAAATGAAACATAAAGGCGTGCATTTTTGGTTCAGGCTGTCCTCTACCAAAGGAtcaactactgtataaagaatTTTTAAATAGGCTGTAAatactttgtactgtacatactgtaattgaaaAAGCAAGTTgggacacagcacacacaccctggaactcagtattagaaaaaaatatgcttAATCAGAAATTCTGTAGTTCTCTCATATTACACATCCTTCATGTTATTATAGAAGTATGCTCAAAgagataaaaatatttccaaagcCTGAACATGTCAGTatcggaaaaaaaaatgcttttgattCTATTGCTGAACTTACTTTCTGATACCACTGCTTCCCACTGTGATGGACTTGAATGCATAAAGTCTAAGTGGAATATTGAAGCTTCATGAATTAGTATTAGAAAAATTCCCAAACTAATCAAATGCCCTCAGtaacatttgaaacaaaaattaatgatagtgtaaaataatatttttcattggATCATACCAGTTTTTACACATATATTTGTTCAATATATAATATCttcaatatatatgtatatatttcttCAACTTGAGCTCCTAAAGCAAactctaattaaaaaaatcacattatttCCATTATCTTATGAATTctaaaatgaaatactgtacatgtaccctACCTTCTATTTTTAAGATCTTAGAAGGGTTAATAATGAGTATAATTTAAATGCTTAAAGAAATTCCAAGGTACATAAAACTGACAAACCAGTTTGTAACACTATTATCCTCTCAgattaaacttatttttaaaacatctcaTAATGATAattcatcatactgtatgtggttaaaaatgcatttcagtgGCAAGGAGgattaagaaagattacaaacatGTTTATACACCCAAAAAGGAGTTTTACAATTCAAGGGAAAACATGCCTCTGGAATAAATGtgcacaaaacaaacacaaaaaaaacaatttttgatCAATTTCTAAAGCAACAAAAATGTTGAATAGTTATTTCCTGTTTTGCAAGGTTTTTTCTTGGCAGGTCTTACTTTCCATTCTGATTGTACTCATTTAAAGGTGTTGAAATACATCTTGTAGAAAAGATGTGAGTGATTGTGTGGGAACCTGAatgagtttttttctgaaactaaaTATTGAGGCATACTAAATGCCTAAAACACAAGTGACAGTATGGATTATAAACTGTCCCACTGTCACAGTGTCAGCCCCATAGGCAAATGCATTATTACCTAAAAGAACAATTTTATAACTAGCAATACTATAAACACTAACTGACCTTGAATGAGGAACACTGTGCTTTGTGTGAATAAAATGTGTGGCAATTTGGGAAATATGTTTTGTAACCTAGGAGAAAAAGGATGTTCTAGAAAGCATTCTGAGAGACAAAAAGAATCGGACTGCACCTTACGCTGAATTTGAAAAACAGGGCGTGAGGGGATGGCTCATTAGTATCTCTATGAAAATGTGAAGATCAGCATTAGTACAGAGGCCAAGCCATGACCAAAGGAGATCTAGATGAGACCCCTGTTAATTATTAAAGCTATGAGAGGTAACATTAACCTTCCCATACTGGCAAGCAGTACTATCACTTTGGTTAAATAACTctggtttgtacagtatgttctatccATATTTGTGTTGTGTATTGGTTCCTTCCAagtgctctagtttccttcacagtccaaaaacatattggtaggttatttggcttctgggaaaattggccctggtgtgcgcgcgtgtgtgtttgtgtatctaccctgtaatggactggcttcccatccaCGGTGTATCCTGCCTCGCACCTACTGCTTGCCAGGAAGGGTTCTGGCTCCTCTGCGACCCTGtactggaagaagtggttagaaaatggatggataaataaaataatggatTTCCACTGGCATCTGTCCCAGCCCCTTTTTTCTAATAAAGTGCtacctgattttttttgtgtgagaCACCATGCAAGTAACCAGACAAGTAACTTTCAGAATTTAGAGGAATCACAAAGTGGTTAGTAATGTTACTCCCCAGCAAAGGAAATAGCTATACTGTTAAGCCAGCATTTAGGagaatggtacagtacatgtgtccAGAGGAAGGACTTCAGTGAGGTGTCCTGCTTTAAAAACCTTTACTTTCTCACAGAAGCTTCAgagaataatgttttaaaaaagtattgtaTGCATACTTTTCCACAGCAAGATGAGCAAATGTCATGTTAGCACTTGTCAATTTGGAGTTATTTTGAAATCACTTGCCTCCATTTATTTAACCACAAGTTAATCTAAAAGTTTTAGATTGTAACTGAGTATACAGCcttgttcatttatttattggaagattattttattttttcttaatgtgaGAAATATTAGTAGCAGTATTGCTATACTGCAGAATGTTAAGTTCCAAAATAGATTTTCTTTAAGATAACAGTCTGTGATTTTATCTTGTACAGTATGCCACATCATATATCTGTAAATATTCTaattctaatatactgtatttgctggTGTGTTTAATTTTAGTACTCAATTGTAACCtaaagattaattttaattgttCAATTTCATGTTGGAATCAAGAGGGGAGCTTCAGATGTGAACAGAGGAATGAGTAAAGGGTAACTCCATGCTGGAAAGCTGAAGGAAAGAAAAGACATGTTTTGTCTGTTAAGTCTTCTTCACACCAGAAGAAGACTTAACCtccaaaacaatgttttaaattttttttctgttttgcagcATAAAATTAGCCTTTACTTGTATCTTGGATCCAAGCACTGTATTATCTAAAAGCGTGTTGAAGTCAATATGAAAAAGAGGTGGTAACAATTGTACGTGCAAATAAGATTGCGGGAGGTTGGAGATTACTCTATGTAAACATCCTGTGTTCTGTATAATTTTACATCCCCTGCATATGCCTCAGACTTTGTATTGGCCAACAAACTAGCTAGTTAAACTGTAATTGGGAAGCTATCTGTGTTAATTGACCTGCATTCCAAATAACAAATGGCATTTCCTAAGAACAATGCATGACTAACCTCAAACTATTTCATAAGTGCATCTTTTCTTTGTGGTTTTTCTTATACCGAAAGCTCCTGTTCAGCTTCAGATGCAAACATATGTAGAAGGATGATGAGGGCTTTGCTGTGCTAATACCTTTTCACTgcttctgattcagagcctgtaaTCATTCACAAATGTATATCATGACGGAAATGAGTTTCCAAGTTGAGGTTAGTTTAgctatttttttacattctttgcATGTTTCATAGCTTCGGGCATAAAAGACGTACCATGGTTTATGAAATACAGCTTGTGATCATTAGTAGTAAAAGTAAACTATACCACAGAAGCCACTGGTCAGCTCATTGCATAACCAGGATGAACAACCCtgccatacatacagtaactcacATCATACGTGTTGCACCATGTAAGGCTGATTGCTATGTTAATTGTTGACAGGATTTAACTCTTCAAAACCACTCATTCTTGCTATAATGGTAAACATTTCCTAATGAGACATTAATTCTCAAATCATTTTACCTTAAGTCAGTGTCTGTGAATGTTTTAAACTACCTCACTGCAAGCCAACATTTactctttacattttaaaactataaatGCATCCCCCAATCAACCTctgtgtgtttaatttttttaggtTATTGGTTGTGATCTTATATTGAATTAATTATGTTGCAGTTACTTTGGTGCCAGTCAGTTAGCTGGTGAAAGAGGACAAAATTTAACAAGGATCTAGAAAATGCTGAGGGATGTAAAAAATGACTGGTAAATCCAGCAGCCTAACACCTAAAGTTCTCTGCCCTCAATCAAAGtcctatttgtttttattacagtgctCAATAAACTCAGTCTCACTAGTCtggttagatcctaatgaatGCAATAGAGGGTAGAATGTATTAGAGGTTATTTGGTGTAAGTTGCCTAATCGTGAGAATTGGAGCCTGACCATAAACCCAAGGCTAACCAACCATCCCTCACCCCTCCTCAACAgtagggagctgctgcaagtgTCCCAGGGAAGTCCAGAAGGCAAGATATGTATATAGTGTACATGCTGTAGATATAAAAGAAGTGGGTGAGATTAGGTCCTATGAAGAAATATACATTAGAGTTGTGTTGGTGTGATCCTAGGGTTCTTATTAACGATAGGATTTTAATTGCCTAATTGGAACAGTTATTTGGATAGAAGAATATTTCCTGATTGTCTAGattttgttcagtttaattGAAAAGCACCTAGATTTTAGTCCGTTATTAATTGAGAAGACCCTGTAAAACCTACAAGAATTCTTATATGTCTGTGGTTGCTGTGCGTGCATAGAATTTGTttagttgagagcaatatttgaCAGTATGTGGAATCTGGACAGGCTGATGTACAGAGAAAACTTGAAGGGGTCAGGATTCCAAAACGCACACAAACCAGATTTGCTGAAGAAGAAAGGATAGGAGAGTTATTTGAACTGTAAGAAGATTGTAACAGGAGCAGCGAATATCCCATGAGCACTAATAATTTCACAGTTAAATGATATTGTCATGGTTCCATAATTATTTATAGAACAGCTTCTACTACTGTTTTCTTCATATTGCAGGACACTTGTGCCATGGTCCCTTGCACACTTTTGTCTGTCATCAATATAACAATTGAAAGACTTGGAAAAATAAAGCTCATTGATTACTTAGTCAAAAATCAACCGTCTGTGAGCATTTATTAATGTGATTGCAAAATGACATtatgaaaatgttcaaaaaccATGTCAAAATATCatggaaagaaaacatttctcaaGACAAAGCAAACTGGACAAtgaatttcttaaattaaaaaaaagtatttgattCATGTGATTCAGGTTTGCAAAACGGATGCCCTGAGTTTCAAATCAGTGCCTTTAAACCTCATTTGTTACTAGTGGTTGCAGTGAAATTTCAAAATATGTGTTCTGCAGAATACCTCTGTTTATTATTCTGAAAGgtcaatggtaaaaaaaaaactgcagtacaAATATGCtgtgtatatttacagtatatgcaggcTACGCAGTGCAGTTAGAAAATACTTTCATTTGTGTGTAAACATTGTGTGCTTCTGCCTtatttattaatgaaacatCTGGTAATCTTGATATTTTTGCTATTTCAATTTGATGTCCAAAGAAAAAAGTACTAATTTCAAAACCATAAGAAGAAACTCCACATTAGTGATGTCCAGTTGACCCACACTCCAGCAGTTTTTCCTGAATAATGGCTTAAAAAATGGTTTGGGAAGACAAATTGAACAACTAAATTTTGAGGTCTTGAGATGGCCATCATTAGCCTACCTGGCCAGAGTGTTATTATTCTGAA is a window from the Lepisosteus oculatus isolate fLepOcu1 chromosome 3, fLepOcu1.hap2, whole genome shotgun sequence genome containing:
- the LOC102685644 gene encoding proepiregulin, which encodes MTYYKAFLLLSFLGLQLLQHVQSTTPSPLCGPGQVECSTLVSVPQSYETPQIAQVKIQKCDADMDKYCFHGECIFLVDLNEHHCRCEKGFTGSRCAHIELVSKPLNKEYILLTVVCVGLLLIALAGTLYFFYKWYKKNKCTSREKKYQEVQLA